In the Ipomoea triloba cultivar NCNSP0323 chromosome 6, ASM357664v1 genome, one interval contains:
- the LOC116021845 gene encoding bifunctional peptidase and (3S)-lysyl hydroxylase JMJD7 gives MEETETLQKLWEEVRDLSLGTTSQIDRLLFPPSPLHFLRDYVSPNKPCLISSAINHWPATTLWHSTPYLLDALSSSTVSLHLTPTGRADSVTSLPTSPSSLCFASAHVEQLPFPDALSKVLQSENGSTIAYLQQQNDCFRSEYEALGSDCEPHFAWASDALGWLPDAVNLWIGNDLSETSFHKDHYENLYAVITGEKHFLLLPPTDFHRMYIREYPVAQYHYSQDKREFQLELEKPVRHVPWCSVNPYPSEEKEKAEFPLYFNGPKPFEVTVKAGEVLYLPSMWFHHVRQSPDSRGLTIAVNYWYDMRFDIKYAYFNFLQSIPSSIHNCRKVCTEPCSCISKDESNISAPLLTIDDTNDGEQR, from the exons GCCTCCTCTTTCCACCTTCGCCTCTTCATTTCCTCCGCGACTACGTTTCCCCCAACAAGCCTTGCCTCATCTCCTCCGCCATCAACCACTGGCCCGCCACCACTCTCTGGCACTCTACCCCCTACCTCCTCGACGCCCTCTCCTCCTCCACCGTCTCCCTCCACCTCACCCCAACCGGCCGAGCTGACTCCGTTACCTCCCTTCCCACCTCCCCTTCTTCCCTCTGCTTCGCCTCAGCCCACGTCGAACAGCTCCCTTTCCCCGACGCTCTGTCAAAGGTTCTCCAATCCGAAAACGGTTCCACTATCGCTTACCTGCAGCAACAGAATGATTGCTTCCGTTCGGAGTATGAGGCTCTCGGTTCGGACTGTGAGCCCCATTTTGCCTGGGCATCCGATGCCCTAGGATGGCTTCCTGATGCCGTGAACCTCTGGATTGGGAATGATTTGTCCGAGACATCGTTCCATAAAGACCATTATGAAAATCTATACGCCGTGATCACTGGGGAGAAGCATTTTCTGCTTCTTCCTCCCACGGATTTCCACAGGATGTATATTAGAGAGTATCCGGTTGCTCAATACCACTATTCCCAG GACAAGAGGGAGTTCCAATTGGAACTTGAGAAACCAGTTAGGCATGTGCCATGGTGCAGTGTGAACCCTTACCCTtcagaagagaaagaaaaagcaGAGTTTCCTCTATATTTCAATGGGCCTAAGCCATTTGAAGTTACAGTAAAGGCTGGAGAGGTTCTTTATTT GCCAAGTATGTGGTTTCATCATGTTAGACAAAGCCCGGACAGCAGAGGACTCACCATTGCAGTAAACTACT GGTATGATATGCGGTTCGATATCAAATATGCTTACTTCAACTTCCTGCAGTCTATACCTTCCTCAATACACAACTGCAGAAAAGTATGCACAGAACCATGTTCTTGCATTTCAAAAGATGAATCCAACATATCTGCTCCTCTCTTAACAATAGATGACACTAATGATGGTGAGCAAAGGTAA